The Cellulosimicrobium sp. ES-005 genome segment GTCCAGCCCGGCCGCGTCACGCGCCTGCTCGTCCGGTTCGAGGCGGCCGAGGGCGCGACCGACCCGAGCACCCCGTACATGTTCCACTGCCACCTGCTCACGCACGAGGACCAGGGCATGATGGGCCAGCTCGTCGTCGTCGCGCCGGGGGAGCGGGCGCCGTCCCGCATCGACGTGCCCGACGGCGCCACCCACCCCGACCACGCGGACACGCTCCCGGGCGACGGCACCGGCCCCCGCCACCTCGCCCCGGACCCCCACGGCACCACCCACTGACCCCGAGGACCCGACCAGCCCATCCTGCCGGGTCGAGCAGGCGATGGGGGCGCGTCACGCGACCCGGACGCGCCCGGACGACCTGCTCGACGCGGCGGCTGGCATGGTGGGGGAGCGTCCGGGATGTGGGAGGGGCGGCGGGGACAGGCGGGCGGGGCGATCGCGACGGGTAGCGTGTGGCCATGACCGCTCCGTACCCGGAATCCCAGGCCAGCGCCGGCACCCCGGCGACCGTCGACGTCCCCTCCGGCACGGTGCCGCGGGGGGAGGACGAGGTGGTGCGGATCTGCCGGGAGCTGCTGCGGATCGACACGTCGAACTTCGGCGACGGGACCGGTCCGGGGGAGCGTCGCGCGGCGGAGTACGTCATGGGGCTGCTGCACGAGGTCGGGCTCGAGCCCGAGCTGTTCGAGTCGGAGCCCGGCCGGGCGAGCGTCGTCGTGCGTCTGGAGGGCGCGGACCCGACCCGCCCGGCGCTCGTGCTCCACGGGCACCTCGACGTCGTGCCGGCGCAGGCCGCGGACTGGTCGGTCGACCCGTTCGCGGGCGAGGAGATCGACGGCCTGCTGTGGGGCCGCGGCGCGGTCGACATGAAGGACATGGACGCGATGATCCTCGCGGTCGTGCGGCAGATGGCGCGCGAGGGGCGCAAGCCCGCGCGCGACGTCGTCGTGGCGTTCTTCGCCGACGAGGAGGCGGGCGGCGTGTACGGGGCGCGCTACGCCGTCGACCACCGGCCCGAGCTGTTCGAGGGTGCGACCGAGGCGATCAGCGAGGTCGGCGGGTTCTCGGTCGAGGTCGGGGGCCGGCGCGCGTACCTGCTCCAGACGGCGGAGAAGGGCATCGCGTGGCTGCGCCTCGTCGCGGAGGGCCGCGCGGGTCACGGGTCGCAGGTGAACGAGGACAACGCGGTGACGCGGCTCGCGGAGGCGGTCGCGCGCATCGGGGCCCACCACTGGCCCAACACGCTCACCCCGACCGTCGACAGGCTGCTGCGCGGCGTCGCGGACCTCACCGGGCTCCGGTACGACCCGGAGGACCCGTCGTCGGTCGCGGCGCTCGTCGCCGCGCTCGGCCCCGCGTCGCGGTTCGTCGGCGCGACGGTGCGCCACACGTCCAACCCGACGCAGCTCTCCGCCGGGTACAAGGCGAACGTCATCCCGGGCCGGGCGGAGGCGGCGATCGACGCGCGCCTGCTGCCCGGGCACGAGGAGGAGGGGTTCGCGACGCTGCGGGCGCTCGCGGGCGAGCACGTGCGGGTCGAGGAGATCCACCGGGACATCGCGCTCGAGGTGCCGTTCGAGGGCGACCTGGTCGACGCGATGGTCGACTCGCTGCTCGCGGAGGACCCCGAGGCGACCGTGCTGCCGTACACGCTCTCGGGCGGCACGGACAACAAGTCGCTCGCGCGCCTCGGCATCACGGGCTACGGCTTCGCGCCGCTGCGCCTCCCGGCCGACCTCGACTTCTCCGGCATGTTCCACGGGGTCGACGAGCGGGTCCCGGTCGACTCGCTGCGCTTCGGCGTGCGCGTGCTCGACCGCCTGCTGCGCACCTGCTGACGCCGTCCGGGTCGACCGCTCAGGCGTCGCCCAGCAGCGCCCGGACCGACGAGCGGAGCTGCGCGCGGTAGCCGCCGCCGAACAGCACCGCGTGCACCGCGACCGGGTACACCTGGTGCAGCGCGACCCGGTGGCGCCACCCGCGCGCGAGCGGGTGCGCGGCGTCGTATCCGGCGAGGATCTCCTCGAGGAAGGGGGCGCCGAACAGCGCGAGCATCGCCAGGTCGGCCTCGCGGTGCCCGCCGTGCGCCGCGGGGTCGACGAGCACCGCCTCGACGTCGCCCGGTCGTCCGTCCGGACCGGGGTCGAGCGGGGACCACAGCACGTTGCCCGACCACAGGTCGCCGTGCACGCGCGCGGGGGAGTCGTCGAGCGCGGGGCGCGCGAGGTCCGCGAGGCGTGCTCCCAGGCGTTCGAGGAGGCGCGCGTCGTCGGCGTCGAGCGCCCCGCGGTCGCGGCCCTGGCGCGCGACCGGGAGCAGCCGCGCCTCGGCGTAGAAGGTCGGCCAGTCGGGCCACGAGCCCGTCGGCATCGGCAGCGGGTCGTCGAGCGGACCGAAGAACGCGTCGCCCGACCAGCCGGGCGGCGGCGCGCCCCACGCCTGCGCTCCCGCGTCGTGCACGACGGCGAGCGCCCGGCCGAACGCGTGCGCCGCCTCGGGCGTCGGTGCGGCGGGCAGGACGCGTTCGAGGTCGAGCCGGGTCGGGCCGACCCCGCGCACCGTCGCGACGCGCGGCCCGCCCGGGACGCGGAGCCACGCGAGCCCCGCGGCCTCGCAGTCGAAGAAGCCCGCGGGCGCGTCCGCGCGCGACTTCGTGAAGACGTCCGGCGGGGAGCCCGCGGAGCCGTCCCCGCGGCCGGGACCGCTCACGGGGCAGGGCTCACAGGGTCGAGCTGACCCGGATGATCTTGCGGCGCAGCCACACGCGGCGCTCGCCCCCGACGTAGAGCCGCGTCCGGGCGAGCTCCCAGCGCCCGTACTCGGCCTCGTCGGTGAGCAGCCTGCTCGCGTCCGACCGGCTCGTGGAGCGGTCGATCGTCAGGACGCGGTACTCGTACTGCCCGCCGTGCGCGGCCCATCCGGACCGCCGACGTGACGTCGGCCTCTCCTCCACGTGCCACCGTCCTCTCTCGCCTGACTCGGTCGTCGGCCGGGCGGGAGAACCCGCTCGACTAACGAGTGCCATTGTGCCCCTCTCGGCGCTACCGTCAGGGTATGACCGCTGACCCGCGTGCCGCGCTCGACCGGTTCATCGCCGCGCTCGAGGCCCACTACAACGCCGTCGCCGCACGCCGCGGGGAGGACGACCCCGCCGTCGACGACGCCTACTACGTGCTCGCGGACGCCTTCGAGGTCTACGACGAGGCCCTCGGCCAGGTCCACGGGGAGGCGACGCCGTTCTACCTCGCGGAGGAGGACGACGAGGACGAGGACGAGGACGACGACGAGGAGGACGAGGACGCGCTCGACGACCTCGACGACACCCTCGACGACGACGTCCTGACCGGCGAGCTGGAGACCGACGGCGCGCGCTGAGGCGCCGTCGTCACCACCGCTCGGGGTAGCCGACCTCCAGGTCGCTCACGTCGTCGAGCGCCGCGCGGACGGCGTCGGGGAGCTCGAGGTCGGTCGCGGCGAGCGACGTGCGCAGCTGGGCCGGAGTCCGGGCGCCGACGATCGCGCTCGCCACCGTGGGGCGGCCCAGGAGCCACGACAGCGCGACGTCGAGCGGGGCGCGGCCGAGACCGTCGGCCGCGGTGACGACGGCCTCGACGATCCCCGAGGAGGACTGGTCCAGGTAGGGCTCGACGAACCCGGACAGGTGCGGGGACGCGCCGCGCGAGTCCGCGGGGAGCGAGCGGCGGTACTTGCCCGTGAGCACGCCCCGGCCCAGCGGCGACCAGGCGAGCAGGCCGAGCCCGAGCGCCTCGGCGGCCGGCACGACCTCCCGTTCCGCGCCGCGCTGGAGCAGCGAGTACTCGAGCTCGACCGCGGCGAGGCCCACGTCGTCGGCACCGCCGAGCAGCGTCGCGGCGCGCGCCGTCGCCCACGCGGGGTGGTTGGACAGCCCGACGTACCGTGCCCGGCCGGACGTCACGGCGTGGCGCAGCGCGGAGAGCGTCTCGGTGAACGGCGTGCGCGGGTCGGGCGCGTGCACGAGGAACAGGTCGACGTGGTCGGTGCCCAGGCGCGACAGCGAGTCGTCCAGCGAGTCGAGGAGCGCCCCGCGGGACGCGTCGACGACCGGTCCCTGCGCCGTGCGGCGCACGCCCGCCTTGGTGCACAGGAGCACGTCGCGCCGGTCGACCTTCGTCCCCAGGATCGACCCGAGCAGGGACTCGGCGTCCCCGTCGGCGTACGAGGCGGCGGTGTCGACGAGGGTCCCGCCCGCGTCGACGAAGTCGCGCAGCTGCTCGGCGGCGTCGAGCTCGTCCGTGTCCCGGGCCCACGTCATGGTGCCGAGGCCGAGCTCGGACACGCGCAGGCCGGTGCTGCCGAGGTGGCGGTGTTCCATGGGAGCCGAGGGTACCGGCGGACCCCGCCGCGCGACCGTCGGGGCGCGCGACGGACCCCGGGAGCGGCGAGGTTCACCCGTCCCTCCAAGCCTGCGGGCCGGGTCCGCGGGACGGTGTTCACGCGCCCGTCGCCCGGCGTTCATCCGGGGGCGCCGACCCGCCGACGAGGTGCCGGGAGGGCCTGCCCGAGCGGGTATCGTGGCCGCTCGTGAACGCGTGGGAAGCCGTCCTCCTCGGCCTCGTCCAGGGCCTGACCGAGTTCCTCCCGATCTCCTCGAGCGCGCACCTGCGCATCGTGGGCGAGCTCATCGGCTCGCAGGACCCGGGGGCCGCCTTCACGGCGATCACCCAGATCGGGACCGAGACGGCGGTCCTCCTGTACTTCCGTCGCGACATCGCGCGGATCTGCGCGGCGTGGTGGCGCTCGGTGCGCGGCGACCACGGTACGGACTGGAGGTCGCGCCTCGGTCGGCACGACCACGACGCCGCGATGGCCTGGTACATCGCCCTCGGCTCCGTCCCGATCGTCGTGCTCGGCCTGCTCTTCCAGGACGCGATCGAGAACACGTTCCGCAACCTCTACCTCACCGCGCTCATGCTCGCCGTCTTCGCGCTCCTGCTCGGCTGGGCGGACCGGATCGGCGCCAAGCGGCGCACGCTGCGCGAGCTCTCGCCCGGCCAGGCCGTCGCGTTCGGCTTCGCGCAGGCGCTCGCGCTCGTCCCGGGCGTCTCCCGGTCCGGCGGCACGATCACGGCGGGCCTCCTCATGGGCTTCACGCGCGAGGCCGCGGCGCGCTACTCGTTCCTGCTCGCGATCCCCGCGGTCATGGGCTCGGGGTTCTACCAGCTCGTCAAGTCCGCGGACGAGCCGGCCCCCGGCGCGCCCGGCGCGGGCGCGACCCTCATCGCCACGCTCGTCGCGTTCGTCGTCGGCTACTTCGTCATCATCGCGTTCCTCAAGATCGTCTCGACCTTCAGCTACACGCCGTTCGTGGTCTACCGCCTGGTGCTCGCCGCGCTCGTCGTGCTGCTCCTGCTCACCGGCGTGCTCGAGCCCGGCGGGACCGCCACGTCCACCCCGTGACCCGCGGTCAGAGCCAGCCGACCCGCTTGAACACGCGGTAGAGCACGAGGCAGCCGACCGCCATGAGCGCGAGCGCGAACGGGTAGCCGAACGCCCAGTGCAGCTCGGGCATGTTCCGGAAGTTCATGCCGTAGACCCCCGCGACGATGGTCGGGTAGACGAGGATCGCGGCCCAGGCCGAGATCTTGCGCATGTCCTCGTTCTGGCGCACCGACACCTGGGACATGTGGACCTGCAGCATGTCCGAGAGCAGGTCGTCGTGCGCGTCGAGGTGGCGGTCGATCCGCTCGACGGTCGTCACCACGCGCTCGAGCATGCGCCGGTTCACCGCGAGGTGGTCCGGGACGTCGGGGTCGAGCAGCTCGGGCAGCTCCGCCGAGACGGGCATGAGCGCGCGCCGCGCCTCGGTGATCTCGCGCTTGAGGTCGTAGATGCGCTCGACCGGGTCCTCGCGCTGCTGGTCGAACACGACCCGCTCCGTGTCCGCGACCGCGTCCCCCAGGCCGAGCTCGACCTGCGACGCCCCGCCCACGATCGCCAGGACGGCGGCCGACACGATCCGCTGGACGGGCGTGCCCCGCGGGTCCCCCGGGGCGGCGAGCTTGTCGAGCATGGTCGCGTGCACGCCGGCGTCCCCTTCCTCGGCGGTGACGACGGTGCCCGGTCCGAGCAGCGCGGCGAACTGGCCGGTGCGCACCTGGCGGTCCGCCTCGGTGAACCACGCCGTCGGCGTGACGAGCAGGAGCCAGTCGGGCGCGAGGCGGCGCACGTGCGCCAGCGGGTGGTGCGCGTGCCGGGACAGCTCGTGGTGCGTCGGTCCCGGGCTCGTGGAGACACGGGCCGCGGCGTCGAGCACGGCGTCGAGGTCGGCGACCCGCGCCCACGTCGCCGGGCCACGCGGGGTCCGGCCTTCGCCCGCGTCATGGTCGCCGCCCTCGTGGTCGCGGGCCGGGTCGTCCCCGGCGCGCGCGTCCCCGAGCGTGCCGGGGTCGAGCTCGCGTACCTCGGCCGCACCCGGGTCCACGGTCCACGCCGCCAGGACGGTGGCGTCGGGGAGCAGGGGGCCTCGCGCGGCGTCGACGCGCGGGTCGGTGGGCTTCGTCACGTCCGCATTCTCCCGCGCCCGGCGTGGACCTGCCCGGTCGCGCGGGATCGCCGTCGGTGCGGGCAGCGGCGTGCCGTCCGTGTCCCGTGCGCGCGGCGCCCGCCTTCCGGACGACGGTCCGGCGCCGACGTCCCGACGGCTAAGGTTGACGCGTGCACAGCTGGCCCGCCCCGCAGATCCCCGAGCTCCCCGGACGAGGCCTCCCGGTCCGGGTGCACGACTCGACGACCCGCGAGCTCGTCGTCGCGGCCTCGGGCGAGGACGCGACCCTGTACGTGTGCGGCATCACGCCGTACGACGCGACCCACATCGGCCACGCGGCCACCTACGTCGCGTTCGACCTGCTCGTGCGGGCGTGGACGGACGCCGGCCAGCGCGTGCGGTACGCGTCGAACGTCACCGACGTCGACGACCCGCTCCTCGAGCGCGCCGCCGCGACGGGCGTCGACTGGCGCGCGCTCGCCGTCGACCAGACGGCGCTCTTCGCCGAGGACATGACGGCGCTCGGCGTCGTCCCGCCGGACGTCTACGAGGGCGCGGTCGAGACGATCCCCGCCGTCGTCGAGGCGGTCACGCAGCTCCTCGAC includes the following:
- a CDS encoding M20/M25/M40 family metallo-hydrolase, with protein sequence MTAPYPESQASAGTPATVDVPSGTVPRGEDEVVRICRELLRIDTSNFGDGTGPGERRAAEYVMGLLHEVGLEPELFESEPGRASVVVRLEGADPTRPALVLHGHLDVVPAQAADWSVDPFAGEEIDGLLWGRGAVDMKDMDAMILAVVRQMAREGRKPARDVVVAFFADEEAGGVYGARYAVDHRPELFEGATEAISEVGGFSVEVGGRRAYLLQTAEKGIAWLRLVAEGRAGHGSQVNEDNAVTRLAEAVARIGAHHWPNTLTPTVDRLLRGVADLTGLRYDPEDPSSVAALVAALGPASRFVGATVRHTSNPTQLSAGYKANVIPGRAEAAIDARLLPGHEEEGFATLRALAGEHVRVEEIHRDIALEVPFEGDLVDAMVDSLLAEDPEATVLPYTLSGGTDNKSLARLGITGYGFAPLRLPADLDFSGMFHGVDERVPVDSLRFGVRVLDRLLRTC
- a CDS encoding fructosamine kinase family protein, giving the protein MSGPGRGDGSAGSPPDVFTKSRADAPAGFFDCEAAGLAWLRVPGGPRVATVRGVGPTRLDLERVLPAAPTPEAAHAFGRALAVVHDAGAQAWGAPPPGWSGDAFFGPLDDPLPMPTGSWPDWPTFYAEARLLPVARQGRDRGALDADDARLLERLGARLADLARPALDDSPARVHGDLWSGNVLWSPLDPGPDGRPGDVEAVLVDPAAHGGHREADLAMLALFGAPFLEEILAGYDAAHPLARGWRHRVALHQVYPVAVHAVLFGGGYRAQLRSSVRALLGDA
- a CDS encoding DUF5703 family protein, encoding MEERPTSRRRSGWAAHGGQYEYRVLTIDRSTSRSDASRLLTDEAEYGRWELARTRLYVGGERRVWLRRKIIRVSSTL
- a CDS encoding primosomal protein, giving the protein MTADPRAALDRFIAALEAHYNAVAARRGEDDPAVDDAYYVLADAFEVYDEALGQVHGEATPFYLAEEDDEDEDEDDDEEDEDALDDLDDTLDDDVLTGELETDGAR
- a CDS encoding aldo/keto reductase; the encoded protein is MEHRHLGSTGLRVSELGLGTMTWARDTDELDAAEQLRDFVDAGGTLVDTAASYADGDAESLLGSILGTKVDRRDVLLCTKAGVRRTAQGPVVDASRGALLDSLDDSLSRLGTDHVDLFLVHAPDPRTPFTETLSALRHAVTSGRARYVGLSNHPAWATARAATLLGGADDVGLAAVELEYSLLQRGAEREVVPAAEALGLGLLAWSPLGRGVLTGKYRRSLPADSRGASPHLSGFVEPYLDQSSSGIVEAVVTAADGLGRAPLDVALSWLLGRPTVASAIVGARTPAQLRTSLAATDLELPDAVRAALDDVSDLEVGYPERW
- a CDS encoding undecaprenyl-diphosphate phosphatase; translated protein: MNAWEAVLLGLVQGLTEFLPISSSAHLRIVGELIGSQDPGAAFTAITQIGTETAVLLYFRRDIARICAAWWRSVRGDHGTDWRSRLGRHDHDAAMAWYIALGSVPIVVLGLLFQDAIENTFRNLYLTALMLAVFALLLGWADRIGAKRRTLRELSPGQAVAFGFAQALALVPGVSRSGGTITAGLLMGFTREAAARYSFLLAIPAVMGSGFYQLVKSADEPAPGAPGAGATLIATLVAFVVGYFVIIAFLKIVSTFSYTPFVVYRLVLAALVVLLLLTGVLEPGGTATSTP
- a CDS encoding magnesium and cobalt transport protein CorA — translated: MTKPTDPRVDAARGPLLPDATVLAAWTVDPGAAEVRELDPGTLGDARAGDDPARDHEGGDHDAGEGRTPRGPATWARVADLDAVLDAAARVSTSPGPTHHELSRHAHHPLAHVRRLAPDWLLLVTPTAWFTEADRQVRTGQFAALLGPGTVVTAEEGDAGVHATMLDKLAAPGDPRGTPVQRIVSAAVLAIVGGASQVELGLGDAVADTERVVFDQQREDPVERIYDLKREITEARRALMPVSAELPELLDPDVPDHLAVNRRMLERVVTTVERIDRHLDAHDDLLSDMLQVHMSQVSVRQNEDMRKISAWAAILVYPTIVAGVYGMNFRNMPELHWAFGYPFALALMAVGCLVLYRVFKRVGWL